The Sagittula stellata E-37 sequence CTCTGGCCAGCCGTGTTTTTTGCGACATGTCTTGACGCTGCCGATCCCTTCTGCCCATCTGATCCGCACCGTTTCCGCGGGACCCGGGCCAAGCCGGGCACGCGGTCCGGCCCCATGCTCAAGAGGCTCTCCATGCTGCCGCCCACCCAGCGACAGATCGTCGAAATCGAAAACGCGCCTGCCAAGCCGCGCAGGTTCGTGTTCGTGCTGCTGGAGGACTTCACGCTGCTGTCCTTTGCCGCGGCCATGGACTGCCTGCGTCTGGCGAACCGGATGTCGGCGAAAAAGCTGTATGACTGGCGGGTGATCGGCGAAGGCGGGACAACCGTCTCCTGCTCCACCGGGACGGTGTTCCAGCTTGACGGCGACCTCGACGAGATGCACCGCGACGACACGATCGTTCTGTGCGGCGGCGCCAATGTGCAGAAGGCCACCACCAAGCGGCTGATTTCGTGGCTCAGGCGCGAGGCGCGGCGCGGGCTGAACGTGGGCGGCCTGTGCACCGCCGCCTATCCCCTTGCAAAGGCTGGACTTCTGGACGGCAAGAAGGCCACCATACACTGGGAGAACCAGGACAGCTTCTCGGAGGAATTCGAGGATGTCTTCCTGACCAAGTCGGTGTTCGCCATCGACGGAACGCGGATGACGACCGCCGGCGGGACGTCTTCCATCGACCTGTTCCTGCAGATCATCGCCAACGATCACGGCGAGGAACTGGCAAGCGCGGTGGCGGACCAGCAGATCTATTCCTCGATCCGGACCGACCAGGACACGCAGCGGCTTTCGGTGCCGACGCGCATCGGGGTGCGCCACCCGAAGCTGAGCGAGGTCATCCAGATGATGGAGGCCAACATAGAAGAGCCGATTTCCCCGGCGCTTCTGGCCAAGGACGTGGGCATGTCGACCCGCCAGCTGGAGCGGCTGTTCCGGCGCTACCTGAATCGCTCGCCCAAGCGCTATTACATGGAGCTGAGGCTGCAGAAGGCGCGCAACCTGCTGATGCAGACCGACATGAGCGTGATCAACGTGGCGCTGGCCTGCGGCTTTGCCAGCCCCTCGCATTTCTCGAAGTGCTACCGCGCGCATTACGAGACGACCCCCTACCGCGAGCGTGGCACCCACGCCGCACGGTTGTCGTTCTGAGTCATTCAGAAGGTTCGTTCTGCCCAGCCGCCTTCGTTGACGGTGCCAAGTCACCACCTTCGCCTTCGAAGGCAATCAGCCAAATGATCACAGCCGCAAAAAAGGCCAACACAATCCAATTATCACGAACTTTCAGCTGGAATTTCTTTCCGTATGACAGCTCCAATGCGTTGCCATGCGGTCTTTCCCTTTCAGTCCTCATTGAGTAGCCCCCCCAGGCTGCTGACGTTTGACGTAGACACGTCAAGGGAACCGTGATTCTACCGCATCACCCAAATCTATAAGTCCGGCCTCAAATTTGTGTGATAAGTTGTTGCAGGACAGCCAAATTTACAAGATTTACAACAACATTTTGTGTCAAGGGGAGGCTGACCTCTTGCTTTTGAAGATGTTACAGCCCATCCAGTTTCCAGAAATTGAAAACCGGTGCGACCGTCTTATTTTCAAAATTTGAAATGTAGCTCGAAATCGCCATGATCCGGACAGACCGCCTTACCCTGCGCCTTGCGCGGCCCGACGACCTCGAAGCGCTGCACGAGGCGTTTTCCGACCCGCGCGCCATGCGGTACTGGAGCGGTCCGGCGCATCACGACATCGCGCAGACCGAACGCATCCTGCGGACGCTGATCCATCCGGACCCCGGCAAGCAGGAAGAATACGTCCTCGATTATCGGGGCCGCTGCATCGGGAAGGCCGGGGTCTGGGACAAGCCGGAGGTCGGCTACATGGTTGTGCCCGCCTTCTGGGGGCGCGGCTTCGCCTTCGAAGCGCTGTCGGCGATCCTGCCGCGCGCCTTCGGTCGGTGGCCGGATCAGGCACATCTGACCGCGGAGCTGGACCCGCGCAACGCGGCTTCTGCCCGGTTGCTGGAAAAGTTGGGGTTCGTGTGCACCGGCGTGGTGGAAAAGAACTTCCTCTATGGCGGGGTCGAATGGACGGATACGGCATATTACCGCCTCGACCGTCCGGATCGTCCGGATCGACCTTCGGCCAACAGCCTGTAAAGACCGCCCTCGTGTTCCGAGGGGGACCACAGAAGGACGTCCGGCCCCTGCCCCACGGGCTGCACGGTCAAGGGACCGGCGGTGGTGTCCGCCCGGGCCGGCGCGGGACGGCAGAGAATCAGGTTCAGACCGCCGGTTTGGGTCGACGCACACATGGGCGGCAGCCCCGGCTTGGGCCTCGGGTTCGAAGCGGGGCGTTTCCGGGTCCGGACAAGGCCGTCCCTGCAGCGATTTCCGATACGTGACCCTCCGGCGGGGCTTTTCATTTGCCAATCCGCCGCATAGCCTCAGCGATGGACAACAGATCCAATACGGGAGTTGAATAATGAAAAAACTGCTTCTTGCCGCGTCGGCCGCCGCCCTTGCTTCTGGGGCCGCCCACGCCGAGAGCCACATGTCCGAAGTCAAAATCGGCATCATCCTGGGCTTCACCGGTCCGATCGAATCCATCACACCCGCCATGGCCGACAGCGCCGAACTGGCGCTGACCGAAGTGAACGACAGCGGCATGTTCCTCGACGGCATAAAACTTGTGCCGGTGCGCGCGGACTCGACCTGTGTCGACGCCGCCGCCGCGACGGCCGCCGCCGAACGTCTCGTGACCTCCGAGGGTGTCGTGGCGATCATGGGCGCGGACTGCTCGGGCGTGACCGGCGCCGTGCTGTCGAACGTGGCCGTGCCGAACGGTATCCCGATGGTGTCCCCGTCGGCGACCTCTCCGGCACTGTCCACCGCCGAGGACAACGGCCTGTTCTTCCGCACCGCGCCGTCCGACGCGCGCCAGGGTGCGGTGATCGCCGAGATCCTGAAGGAAAAAGGCATCTCCTCGGTCGCGGTGACCTACACCAACAACGACTACGGCAAGGGTCTGGCCGATGCCTTCGCGGAAAACTTCGACGGCGAAGTGACGCTGTCGGCACCGCATGACGACGGCAAGGCGGACTACTCGGCCGAGATCGGCGCGCTGGCCTCTGCCGGCGGCGACGCGCTGGCCGTGTTCGGCTACACCGACCAGGGCGGCAAGGGCATGATCCAGGCGTCTTACGACACCGGCGCCTTCGACATGTACATCATGGGTGACGGCATGTACGGCGACACGCTGTTCTCCGAGCAGTCGGACGCGCTGGAAGGCTCCATCGGCACCTCGCCGTGGGCACAGGGTGAAGGCGCCGAGATGTTCGACAAGGTGGCCGGAGATGCGGGCATCGACGCGGCGTCCTCCTACACCCGCGAATCCTACGACGCGGCGGCGCTGATCGCGCTGGCGATGGCGAAGGGTGGCGAGGCGACCTCCGAAGCCGTCGCCGCGAACCTGATGGACGTGGCCAACGCCCCGGGCGAGCCGATCCTGCCGGGTGAACTGGGCAAGGCGCTGGAGATCCTGAAGGACGGTGGCGACATCGACTACGTCGGCGCATCGGGCGTCGAGCTGATCGGCGAAGGCGAAGCGGCGGGTTCGTACCGCTACTACACCGTCACCGATGGCGCGGCAGAGACCGTCGAGTTCAAGTAAGCCAGCACGCAATTTGGGGCCGTCCGGGATTTTCCGGGCGGCTTCAATGCTTTATGGGGCGCACTTCATGTGCGCGCCACGGGGGACGTTCATTGATAAAGGTGGAGAACCTGCACCGTCATTTCGGTGCCTTCCGCGCCGTGGACGGCGCTTCGCTGGAAATTGCCAAGGGGTCGATCACCGGCCTCGTGGGGCCGAACGGCGCGGGCAAGACCACGCTGTTCAACGTGATCGCGGGCGCGCTGCCGCCGACGTCGGGCAAGGTGACGATGGACGGCGAGGACATCACCGGGCTGCCGCCGCACGCGCTGTTCCACAAGGGGCTGCTGCGGACCTTCCAGATCGCGCATGAGTTCAGCTCCATGACTTGCCGGGAGAACCTGATGATGGTTCCGGGCGGTCAGTCGGGCGAGACACTGTGGAACACCTGGATCGGCCGCAAGCGCATCGCCGAAGAAGAGCGGGCGTTGCGCAAGATGGCCGACGAAGTTCTTGATTTCCTGACCATTTCCCATCTGGCGGATCATCCCGCCGGGGCGATATCCGGTGGCCAGAAAAAGCTTCTGGAACTCGGGCGGACGATGATGGTCGACGCCAAGATCGTCTTCCTCGACGAGGTGGGCGCAGGCGTGAACCGCACGCTTCTGAACACCATCGCCGACACCATCGTGCGGCTGAACCGGGAGCGCGGCTATACCTTCTGCGTGATCGAGCACGACATGGATTTCATCGGCCGTATCTGCGAGCCGGTGATCGTCATGGCCGAGGGCAAGAAGCTGGCGGAAGGCACGCTGGACGAGATCAAGGCCAACGAAGCGGTGATCGAGGCCTATCTCGGCACCGGCCTGAAGAACAAGGACAAGGTGGCGCAGGAATGAGGGCCGCTGACGGGAGGACGCCCGGCGCGGGCCGGACGGACAAAGCAAGAGACGGGGTGCGCGCATGAGCGGCGAGGACGGGTTCTACCACGACGACCGGGGCAACCACGATGCGTCGATCACCCGGCGCGGCGGTGAGGGCACGGTCGATCCGACCCGGCGCTCCGGCGCGGTGAGCGATGCGCCCGGCGGGCCGTTCCTGATCGGCGACAGCATGACGGGCGGATACGGCAAGGGGCCGGACATCCTGCACGACTGCACCATCGCCGTCGACAAGGGCGAGATCGCGGTGATCGTCGGCCCCAACGGCGCGGGCAAGTCGACCGCGATGAAGGCGGTCTTCGGGATGCTGGACGTGCGGTCTGGCGCGGTGCGGCTGGACGGGCACGACATCACGCAGCTTACGCCGCAGGACCGGGTGGCGCGGGGCATGGGGTTCGTGCCGCAGACGTCGAACATCTTCACATCGATGACGGTGGAGGAGAACCTCGAGATGGGCGCCTTCATCCGCACCGACGATTACCGGGGCACGATGGAGCAGGTCTATGAACTGTTCCCGATCCTGCACGAGAAGCGCCGCCAGCCGGCGGGCGAGCTGTCGGGCGGTCAGCGTCAGCAGGTGGCGGTGGGCCGCGCGCTGATGACGAAGCCCACGGTGCTGATGCTGGACGAGCCGACGGCGGGCGTGTCGCCCATCGTGATGGACGAGCTTTTCGACCGGATCATCGAGGTGGCGCGCACCGGTATCTCCATCCTCATGGTGGAACAGAACGCCCGGCAGGCGCTTGAGATCGCCGACAAGGGGTATGTGCTGGTGCAGGGCGCGAACGCCTATACCGGCACGGGGCGCGAACTGCTGTCCGACCCCGAAGTGCGCAAAAGCTTTCTCGGGGGGTGAGATGCGGGAGATTGCGAAGACCTTGCGCGACACCTCCCTGCCCTGCCTGACGCTGGCCGGGCTGGCGGCCTTTGCGCTGATCCCGGCCCCCGTCGCGGCAGAGGGCGCGCGCCTTGCGCTGAGTTGCGAGCTGACGCCGGAATGCCCGGAAGACGGCTGCGGCCCGGACCGGGTCACGCGGCAGGTGCCGCTGGTGCTGGCGCCCCTGTCGCGCGGCGCGGAGGGTGAGCTGCGGACCGAGATCACGCTGGACGGGACAAGCGCCGTGGCACGGGCCAATTCGGCGCGCGGGTCGTGGTTCTGGCGGGACGCGGCGCGCGACCATGTATTGATCGCCACGGTCGGGGATGTCCTGATCCTGGCCGAGACCGACAGGCAGGACGGCACCGTCACGGTGGACCGCCTGCGCTGCGAGGAGAGCTAGATGGATTTTGTGAACGCGCTGGTGGCGCTGTCGAACTTCGTGCTGATCCCGGCCATCGCCTACGGCAGCCAGCTTGCCTTGGGCGCGCTGGGGGTGACGCTGATCTATGGCATCCTTCGGTTTTCGAACTTCGCGCACGGCGACACGATGGCCTTCGGTACGATGGTGACGATCCTTGTCACCTGGCTGTTCCAGAGCTGGGGGATCGGGCTGGGTCCGCTGCCCACGGCGCTGCTGGCCATTCCCTTCGGGATCGCCGGGACGGCGGTTCTGGTGCTGCTGACCGACCGGGTGGTCTATCGCTTCTACCGGGCGCAGAAGGCCAAGCCGATCATCTTCGTGATGGTCTCCATCGGGGTGATGTTCATCTACAACGGGCTGACGCGCTTCGTGCTGGGGGCGGACGACCAGATCTTTTCCGACGGCGAGCGGTTCATCATCTCGGCCGGCGACTTCAAGCGCGCCACCGGGTTGGCCGAGGGGCTGGGCCTGAAGACCACGCAGGCGATCACGGTGATCGTGGCGATCCTCGTGGTGGCGGTGCTGTTCTGGTTCCTGAACCGCACGCGCACCGGCAAGTCGATGCGCGCCTATTCCGACAACGAGGACCTGGCACTCCTGTCCGGCATCAACCCCGAGCGGGTGGTGATGGTGACATGGCTGATCGTCGCCGGGCTGATCACCGTGGCGGGCGTGCTGTACGGTCTCGACAAGTCGTACAAGCCCTTCACCTACTTCCAGCTTCTGCTTCCGATCTTCGCATCGGCCATCGTCGGCGGTCTGGGATCGCCGCTGGGGGCCATCGCGGGCGGCTTTGTCATCGCGTTCAGCGAGGTGGGCATTACCTACGCGTGGAAGAAGGTGCTGGGCTACATGATGCCCGAGGCGCTTGAGCCGTCCGGGCTCGTGCAGCTTCTGGCCACCGAATACAAGTTCGCGGTCAGTTTCATGATCCTCGTGATCGTCCTGCTGTTCCGCCCCACGGGCCTGTTCAAGGGGAAATCGGTATGAACCAGTCGCTGAAAACCGTCCTTCTCTTCGCGCTGGTGGCTGCGCTGATCCTGTTCACCGGCTTCTACCAGAGCTGGAACACCGCGCTCGTCATCCTGAACATGGGGCTGGTCAGCGCGATCATGTCTCTGGGGGTGAACCTGCAATGGGGCATCGCCGGGCTGTTCAACGTCGGTGTCATGGGCTTCGTCGCACTGGGCGGACTGGCGGTGGTTCTGACCTCCGTCTCGCCGGTGCCGGAGGCCTGGGCCGCGGGCGGGCCGCGCGCATTGCTGGCGCTGGTCGTGGGCACCGCGGTCATCGCCGTCTCGGCCATGCTGTGGAAGCGTTCGCGCAAGGGCTGGCTGGTGGTGCTGGTGCTGATCGCGGGCTTCTTCCTGTACCGCTGGGTGCGGGACGACGCGGTCAACGCCATCGAGGCGGTGAACCCGGCGGGCACCGGTTTCCTCGGCGGGCTGGGCCTGCCGGTGGTGCTGGCCTGGCCGATGGGCGGCCTGCTGGCGGCGGGCGCGGCCTGGGTGATCGGCAAGACGGCACTGGGGCTGCGGTCCGACTACCTGGCCATCGCGACGCTGGGCATCTCCGAGATCATCATCGCGATCATGAAGAACGAGGAGTGGCTGTCGCGCGGCGTGAAGAACGTCAACGGCCTGCCCCGGCCCGTCCCTTACGAGACCGCGCTGCAGGCCGACCCCACCTTCGTGGAGCGCGCGGTGGGCCTTGGGCTCGACCCGGCGACGGCATCGACGATCTACGTCAAGCTCGGCTATTCGCTGATGTTCGCCGCCGTGCTGATCGTGCTGCTGGTGCTGGCGCAACTGGCGCTGAATTCGCCCTGGGGCCGGATGATGCGCGCGATCCGCGACAACGAGGTCTCGGCCCGCGCGATGGGCAAGGACGTGACCTACCGCCATTTGCAGGTCTTCGTGCTGGGCTCTGCCATCTGCGGGATCGCCGGGGCGATGATGACCACGCTCGACGGGCAGCTGACGCCCACCACCTACCAGCCGCTGCGCTATACCTTCCTGATCTGGGTGATGGTGATCGTCGGGGGTTCGGGCAACAACCTGGGCGCCGTGCTGGGTGGCATGCTGATCTGGTTCTTCTGGGTGCAGGTCGAGCCGCTGGGACAGGCGTTCATGACGCTCCTAACCGCGGGCATGTCGGACGGGTCCTGGCTGAAAGGGCACCTTCTGGATTCGGTGCAGCACATGCGCCTGCTGACCATGGGGGTGATCCTGCTGCTGGTGTTGCGATTCAGCCCGAGGGGGCTTCTGCCCGAACGGTAACGGTGACGCCTTAGTCAGCAAGCGAACGCTTTTGTCGTAAACAGAGGCCGTCGCGACGATGAATTCTTCGCGTCGGCCAGTTTCGATCTGTAGTCTGCCGGAAAATCTAAATTCCGACGGACGAAAGGTCCATTCATGTTTCAAGTGCTGGCAACGATCTGGGCACTCCTGATCGGCATCGTCCTCATCATGCTGGGCAACGGCATGCACTTTACCCTGATCGGCCTGCGCGGCGGAATCGAGGGTTTTACGGCCGGCGAACTGGCGGTCGTCACCTCAAGCTACTTCGTCGGGTTCCTGTCGGGCGCCCGGTTCGCGCCGGTACTGATCCGGCGGGTCGGTCACGTGCGGGTGTTCGCCGCGCTTGGCAGCTTCATGTCCGCCGGGCTGATCGCCCTGACCCTGCTGGCGGAACCCTGGGCCTGGACGATCCTGCGGGTGATCCTCGGCTTCTGCATGTCCGGCATCTACGTCACCGCCGAAAGCTGGCTGAACAACGCCGCCACCAACGAGACGCGCGGCAAAGTGCTGTCGGCCTACATGATCGCGCAGACGCTGGGGATCATCGGCGCGCAGGGCCTGTTGACGTTGGGCGACGCGGGCACGGCGACGCTGTTCATCGGGGCGTCGATCCTCGTGTCGATCTCTTTCGCGCCGATCCTGCTGAGCATCTCGCCCGCGCCGGTGATCGAGGTGGCAAAACCCATGTCGCTGAAACAGTTGTTCATCAGCTCGCCGCTGGGAGTGGTGGGCACCTTCCTGCTGGGCGGGCTTTACGCCACGCAGTCGGGGATGGGCGCGGTCTTTGGCACGCAGGTCGGCATGTCGGCCAACCTGATTTCGCTGTTCATCGCCATGCTGTTCGGCGGGGTGCTGGTATTGCAATATCCGTTCGGCTGGCTGTCGGATCGCATGGACCGCCGCAAGCTGATTTTCGGGGCGGCGGTGCTGGGCGGCGCGGCCTGCCTGTTGGGCTGGCTCTACGGTGCCGACCGCCGGGCGCTGATGGTCGCGGCCTTCCTTGCCGGAGGCGTCACGACGCCGCTCTATGCACTGTTTCTGGCCTACACCAACGACTACCTCTCGACCGAGGAGATGCCGGCGGCGTCGGGCGGCCTGGTGTTCACCTTCGGACTGGGTGCCATCGCCGGGCCGCTGATCACGGGTTACGCAATGCAGGTCTTCGGGCCTTATGCCTTCTGGCTGGTGCTGGCGGTGACCTTCGGGGCGGTCGCGCTGTACGCGCTTTACCGCATGGCGCAGCGCGCGGTGACGCCGGTCGCGGATACCGACAGCTACCTCGGCGTCCTGCCCACCGCCTCTCCGGTGGCGGTCGAAGCTGCTGGCGTCTGGGCCGCCGAACAGGCGGAGGCGGAACGGGAGGCAGAAGCGGACGCCGAGGCCGCACCGGCGCCGGGCTGAGGTGCCCTAGCCGGCGGGCTGAGGCTGCCGCCCCGCTCCGGCGCTATCCGAGTGTCACGTCGAGGAACATCATCAGCACCAGTCCGACGATGAAACCCAGCGTGGCCTTGTCCTGATGGCCGTGGCGATGGGTTTCGGGGACGATTTCGTGGCTGATGATGAACAGCATCGCCCCCGCCGCGAACGTCAGCCCCCATGGCAGGAGCGAGGCTGAGACGCTGACGGCGGCAGCGCCGATGCCCGCGCCTACGATCTCGACCGCGCCGGTCATCGCCGTGACGGCAAGCGCCTTCCAGCGGGAATAGCCGAGGCCGGTCAGGGCGACGGCGACGGCCAGCCCCTCGGGGATGTCCTGAAGCGAGATGCCGGTCATCACCGACAGGCCCTTCGCCTGATCGACGCCGAAGGCCACGCCGATGGACAGGCCCTCGGGGAAATTGTGGATGGTGATGGCGAGGATGAACAGCCAGATGCGCGCGATCGTCGCCTGATCCGCGCCGCCCTCGGGGCCGGACTTGAAGTGTTCGTGCGGGATCTTGGCGTTCAGAAGCCAGACGAAACCCGCGCCCAGCGATACGCCCGCCGCCGCGATGGCCGCGGCCAGCCAGACGGAGCCGGTCTGTTCTTCCGCCCGCTCGATCCCCGGCAGGATCAGCGAGAAATAGGCCGCCGACAGCATCACACCGGCCGCAAAGCCCAGCATCAGGTCGGATGTCGCGCGGCTCATCCGCTTGCCGATCACCGCAGGGATGGCGCCGGCGGTGGTGGCAAACGCGGCGACGGCGCCACCGAGAAGGGCTGTCAAAAGCGGGGTCATCTTGTCTCCGGTTGTGCGCAGGAGGTGGCACGAGGCGGCGGAAAGACAAGCTGCATCGACGTCTATCCGCGCTCAGCCCAGCGACGTGACCCAAAGGATCGTCGCATCCTCCGGCGAGACGGAGACCACGTTGTGCCCCATGGTCGCATCGTAATAGGCGGTGTCGCCGCGCTTCATCTCCACCGGTTCGTAGAACTCGGTATAAAGGCGGATCACACCGGTCAGCACGTAGAGGAATTCCTCGCCGTCGTGGCGCACCCAGCCGTCGAACTCTTCGAGCGTGCGGGCACGGACGCGGGCACGGTAGGGCAGCATCTTCTTGCGGCTGAGCGATTCCGCCAGGAGGTCGTGTTCGTAGGTGGCCGTGGCGAGGTGCCGGCCTTCCTCGACACGGGTCACCGCCATGCGGCCGTTGGCCTGCGCCTGCACGGGGGGCGTGAAGAGCTGCGGGACAGAGATTTCCAGACCCGTGGCCAGCTTCTTCAAGGCGTCGTAGGTGGGCGACATCTGCCCGTTCTCGATCTTCGACAGCGTGGACCGGGCCAGCCCGGCCTTCTTCGCCGCCTGTTCGAGGGTCCAGTCCTTTTCCTTCCTGAGTTCGCGCACCCGAAGCCCGAGGTCGAGCGGTTCCGCCACCGTGTCGGGGCCGGTTTCACGCGCGATGCGGATCAGGGATTTCGGGTCGTTGGACATGGCTGTGCTGGCGCCCTCTCTCGTGGCGCTCTTCTATATGCGTGTGGGGCCACCCTTGCAAGCGGCGGGCGGCGGACTTACTCCATCGGGCATGAGAGCTTCGATCTTCGATGAAGGGGCCTTTGCGCCCTGCCCCGCGCCGTTCAACCTTGCGGCACATGTGCTGGCGTCGGGCGCATCGACCCCGGACAAGATCGCGCTGTCGGTGGTCAGGCCCACCGGCGCGCAACGCTGGTCCTACGGGCGGCTGATCACGGCGGTGCGTGGCACGGCCACAGGGCTGCTGGAGGCCGGCCTGCGCCCGGGCGACGTGCTGCTTATGCGGCTGGGGAACACGGTCGATTTCCCGATCGCCTACCTTGGCGCAATTGCTGCCGGTGTGGTGCCGGTGCCGTCCTCGTCGCAACTGACGGCGCCGGAGGTGCAGAAGATCCTCGACCACCTGTCGCCGGCGGCGATCCTCAGGGCAGACGGCGTGCCCTGCCCCGACACCGCCGTGCCGGTCTTCGGACCGGAGGTCTACGAGAGGTGGCACGATCTGCCGCCCGCCGATTACGCCATGGGCGACCCGGAGCGGCTGGCCTACATCGTCTACACATCGGGTACATCCGGGACACCGCGTGCTGTGGGCCATGCGCACCGGGCGATCTGGGCGCGGCAGATGATGATGGACGGCTGGTACGGGCTGGGCGCGGAGGACCGGCTGCTGCACGCGGGCGCGTTCAACTGGACCTTCACGCTGGGCACCGGGCTGATGGACCCCTGGACCGTGGGGGCGACGGCGCTGATCCCGGCGGCGGGCACAGATGCGGCGCAGTTGCCGCTTCTGATGAAGCGCAATGACGTGACGATTTTCGCCGCTGCGCCGGGTGTTTACAGGCAGATCCTGAAGTTCCCGGTCGCGCCGATGCCGCGTTTGCGGCACGGGCTGGCCGCGGGCGAGAAACTGTCGGAAACGATCCGCGACGGCTGGCGCGCGGCGACGGGGACCGAAATCTTCGAGGCCTACGGCATGTCGGAGTGTTCGACCTTCATTTCCAACGCGCCTGCGCGGCCTTCGGCGCCGGGCACGCTGGGCCGTCCGCAGTTGGGCCGTCACCTTGCCATCGTCGATGAAGACGGCGCGCCGGTGGCGCGGGGCATGCCCGGCACCATCGCCATCCATCGCGACGACCCCGGGCTGATGCTGCGGTATGTCGGTGCCGAAGACGCCACGGCAGAGAAGTTCGCCGGCGACTGGTTTCTGACCGGCGATCTTGGCGCGATGGACGATGACGACCAGATCTCGTACCTCGGGCGCTCGGACGACATGATGAACGCGGGCGGCTACCGTGTCTCGCCGCTGGAGGTGGAGGCGGCGCTGGCCGGTCTGCCGGGGGTGACGGAACTGGCGGTCACCGACCTTCAGGTGAAGGACGACGTGCGGGTGATCGCCGCTTTCTACACCGCCGCCGAAGAGCTGGACGAAGAGAGCCTGAAAGCCGCGGCGGCGGAGCGGCTGGCGCGCTATAAGTGCCCCCGCGCGTTCATCCGGCTGGACGCCTTGCCCCGCAATCCCAACGGCAAGCTGATCCGCAAGGCGCTGAAACGGCCCGATCCCGCCTGAAAGGGCCCGGTCCGGGCGGGCGTGTCGACGGCACCCGGCCTTGGACGGACCGGAAAGCGGCGCGTCCATATGGCGGGAATCACGGTCTCGCCACCGCAGCGCGCGCCTGCTAAGAGACCGGGACTGGAGGTCTCATGGTACAACTCGACATCTTTTCCGACCCGAT is a genomic window containing:
- a CDS encoding branched-chain amino acid ABC transporter permease, which encodes MDFVNALVALSNFVLIPAIAYGSQLALGALGVTLIYGILRFSNFAHGDTMAFGTMVTILVTWLFQSWGIGLGPLPTALLAIPFGIAGTAVLVLLTDRVVYRFYRAQKAKPIIFVMVSIGVMFIYNGLTRFVLGADDQIFSDGERFIISAGDFKRATGLAEGLGLKTTQAITVIVAILVVAVLFWFLNRTRTGKSMRAYSDNEDLALLSGINPERVVMVTWLIVAGLITVAGVLYGLDKSYKPFTYFQLLLPIFASAIVGGLGSPLGAIAGGFVIAFSEVGITYAWKKVLGYMMPEALEPSGLVQLLATEYKFAVSFMILVIVLLFRPTGLFKGKSV
- a CDS encoding ABC transporter ATP-binding protein, whose translation is MSGEDGFYHDDRGNHDASITRRGGEGTVDPTRRSGAVSDAPGGPFLIGDSMTGGYGKGPDILHDCTIAVDKGEIAVIVGPNGAGKSTAMKAVFGMLDVRSGAVRLDGHDITQLTPQDRVARGMGFVPQTSNIFTSMTVEENLEMGAFIRTDDYRGTMEQVYELFPILHEKRRQPAGELSGGQRQQVAVGRALMTKPTVLMLDEPTAGVSPIVMDELFDRIIEVARTGISILMVEQNARQALEIADKGYVLVQGANAYTGTGRELLSDPEVRKSFLGG
- a CDS encoding MFS transporter; this encodes MFQVLATIWALLIGIVLIMLGNGMHFTLIGLRGGIEGFTAGELAVVTSSYFVGFLSGARFAPVLIRRVGHVRVFAALGSFMSAGLIALTLLAEPWAWTILRVILGFCMSGIYVTAESWLNNAATNETRGKVLSAYMIAQTLGIIGAQGLLTLGDAGTATLFIGASILVSISFAPILLSISPAPVIEVAKPMSLKQLFISSPLGVVGTFLLGGLYATQSGMGAVFGTQVGMSANLISLFIAMLFGGVLVLQYPFGWLSDRMDRRKLIFGAAVLGGAACLLGWLYGADRRALMVAAFLAGGVTTPLYALFLAYTNDYLSTEEMPAASGGLVFTFGLGAIAGPLITGYAMQVFGPYAFWLVLAVTFGAVALYALYRMAQRAVTPVADTDSYLGVLPTASPVAVEAAGVWAAEQAEAEREAEADAEAAPAPG
- a CDS encoding ABC transporter substrate-binding protein; the encoded protein is MKKLLLAASAAALASGAAHAESHMSEVKIGIILGFTGPIESITPAMADSAELALTEVNDSGMFLDGIKLVPVRADSTCVDAAAATAAAERLVTSEGVVAIMGADCSGVTGAVLSNVAVPNGIPMVSPSATSPALSTAEDNGLFFRTAPSDARQGAVIAEILKEKGISSVAVTYTNNDYGKGLADAFAENFDGEVTLSAPHDDGKADYSAEIGALASAGGDALAVFGYTDQGGKGMIQASYDTGAFDMYIMGDGMYGDTLFSEQSDALEGSIGTSPWAQGEGAEMFDKVAGDAGIDAASSYTRESYDAAALIALAMAKGGEATSEAVAANLMDVANAPGEPILPGELGKALEILKDGGDIDYVGASGVELIGEGEAAGSYRYYTVTDGAAETVEFK
- a CDS encoding GNAT family N-acetyltransferase, which encodes MIRTDRLTLRLARPDDLEALHEAFSDPRAMRYWSGPAHHDIAQTERILRTLIHPDPGKQEEYVLDYRGRCIGKAGVWDKPEVGYMVVPAFWGRGFAFEALSAILPRAFGRWPDQAHLTAELDPRNAASARLLEKLGFVCTGVVEKNFLYGGVEWTDTAYYRLDRPDRPDRPSANSL
- a CDS encoding branched-chain amino acid ABC transporter permease, yielding MNQSLKTVLLFALVAALILFTGFYQSWNTALVILNMGLVSAIMSLGVNLQWGIAGLFNVGVMGFVALGGLAVVLTSVSPVPEAWAAGGPRALLALVVGTAVIAVSAMLWKRSRKGWLVVLVLIAGFFLYRWVRDDAVNAIEAVNPAGTGFLGGLGLPVVLAWPMGGLLAAGAAWVIGKTALGLRSDYLAIATLGISEIIIAIMKNEEWLSRGVKNVNGLPRPVPYETALQADPTFVERAVGLGLDPATASTIYVKLGYSLMFAAVLIVLLVLAQLALNSPWGRMMRAIRDNEVSARAMGKDVTYRHLQVFVLGSAICGIAGAMMTTLDGQLTPTTYQPLRYTFLIWVMVIVGGSGNNLGAVLGGMLIWFFWVQVEPLGQAFMTLLTAGMSDGSWLKGHLLDSVQHMRLLTMGVILLLVLRFSPRGLLPER
- a CDS encoding ABC transporter ATP-binding protein → MIKVENLHRHFGAFRAVDGASLEIAKGSITGLVGPNGAGKTTLFNVIAGALPPTSGKVTMDGEDITGLPPHALFHKGLLRTFQIAHEFSSMTCRENLMMVPGGQSGETLWNTWIGRKRIAEEERALRKMADEVLDFLTISHLADHPAGAISGGQKKLLELGRTMMVDAKIVFLDEVGAGVNRTLLNTIADTIVRLNRERGYTFCVIEHDMDFIGRICEPVIVMAEGKKLAEGTLDEIKANEAVIEAYLGTGLKNKDKVAQE
- a CDS encoding GlxA family transcriptional regulator is translated as MLPPTQRQIVEIENAPAKPRRFVFVLLEDFTLLSFAAAMDCLRLANRMSAKKLYDWRVIGEGGTTVSCSTGTVFQLDGDLDEMHRDDTIVLCGGANVQKATTKRLISWLRREARRGLNVGGLCTAAYPLAKAGLLDGKKATIHWENQDSFSEEFEDVFLTKSVFAIDGTRMTTAGGTSSIDLFLQIIANDHGEELASAVADQQIYSSIRTDQDTQRLSVPTRIGVRHPKLSEVIQMMEANIEEPISPALLAKDVGMSTRQLERLFRRYLNRSPKRYYMELRLQKARNLLMQTDMSVINVALACGFASPSHFSKCYRAHYETTPYRERGTHAARLSF